Within Sulfurirhabdus autotrophica, the genomic segment GCTATGGTTATATTATTCCTTTTATTACCTTGTTTTTGATCTGGCAAAAAAAGGATCAGCTCGAATTTCTACCCTTTAAAGGTTCATGGGTTGGGTTTGCTTTTGTTGCTTTAGGGCTCGTATTGTTTTTGGTAGGTAATCTCAGCACGATATTTGTAGTCGTGCAGTATGCCTTTTTGCTGGTTTTGATAGGATTGTTGTTGTCTTTCACAGGGTGGCAGGGAATGCGGCCTATTATTGTGCCTTTGTTGTTTCTTGCTTTTATGATTCCGCTCCCTGTTTTTTTATTCAATAGTTTATCTAGCCAGCTCCAGTTAATTTCTTCTCAGATCGGTGTGTGGGTGATCCGCTTGTTTGGTATTATAGATCCGGCACGATAAAGTTTGAACTTTTTGATTCGCCGTTGTCTTAAACGCATGGATAAAGAAGACGCAAGAAATCAAACACTGGAGCAGT encodes:
- a CDS encoding archaeosortase/exosortase family protein — encoded protein: MSGKTVWREGRLIWGALVIVGLLLGVIFWDGFNEMVKVWGTQEEYSYGYIIPFITLFLIWQKKDQLEFLPFKGSWVGFAFVALGLVLFLVGNLSTIFVVVQYAFLLVLIGLLLSFTGWQGMRPIIVPLLFLAFMIPLPVFLFNSLSSQLQLISSQIGVWVIRLFGIIDPAR